A stretch of the Pseudalkalibacillus hwajinpoensis genome encodes the following:
- the ppc gene encoding phosphoenolpyruvate carboxylase has protein sequence MTIDTAHSTQQSHHVALRRDINMLGSLLGDVLVQHGGKELLDMVESIREKTKSLRNVADLETSQQLKETIQTLQPPMRKQVIRAFALYFHLVNIAEQNHRIRRRRDYQMLEEEQSQPGSIPHAIALLKKNNVPGELIEDTLSSISLELILTAHPTEATRRSVLEIHKRIATSLKQLDNPLLTKREQKALKADLVNEITTLWQTDELRHKKPSVMDEVNMGLFYFEETLFEVLPQIHQELEECLRDHYPDAKWEVPNILKFGSWIGGDRDGNPFVTPEMTWNTLERQRDVVISKYKDSVKNLMRQLSQSTNRIAICPELTKSIEEDQNRLPDTKEWGVPHEAYRVKLAYVLEKLQRVNRENGYKNSEEFITDLKLIGNSLKQHFPEGSHFTELNKLIRQASLFGFHLATLDVRNHSGEHEGAIAEILSRVNLADNYAELDEEEKVQLLNRLLEDPRPVLSTYEDYSEKTQKILDIFTMIKKAHKEFGPQSISVYLISMTESASDLLEVLVLAKEANIYRLHADGSVESDLNIAPLLETIDDLKAGPAIMEKLFDLPVYKHHLEKHDQRQEIMLGYSDGSKDGGTLTANWKLYQAQQEISRIASERNLRLKFFHGRGGALGRGGGPLRRSLLSQPPETYTAGVKITEQGEVLSSRYLLYDIAYRSLEQATTTLLSSAVSGIEKDVRQEKWHEIMEEISAVSLKSYQSLVFEDDGFLAYFKQGTPLPELGALNIGSRPMSRKGTDHFDDLRAIPWVFAWTQSRQLMPAWYASGTGLTEFAATEEGLSSLKEMYANWPFFASLIDNLQMGLMKADLATAEKYMFLIDDEQLANRIFGKIVDEYHRTKDVILTITGQEELLDGTPNIKDSIRLRNPYVDPLSSLQVELISTYRSNGSEDDELLKEILLTINGIAAGLRNTG, from the coding sequence ATGACAATTGATACGGCACATTCAACTCAACAAAGTCACCACGTTGCCCTAAGGCGTGACATTAACATGCTGGGAAGCCTACTCGGTGACGTTTTAGTGCAGCATGGCGGCAAAGAGCTTCTAGATATGGTGGAATCCATTCGTGAGAAAACAAAATCTCTTCGGAATGTTGCTGATTTGGAAACTTCTCAACAATTAAAAGAAACGATCCAAACGCTCCAACCTCCTATGAGAAAACAGGTTATTCGAGCATTTGCCCTTTATTTTCATCTTGTCAATATTGCGGAACAAAATCACAGAATTCGCAGACGCCGAGATTATCAAATGTTAGAAGAAGAGCAGTCGCAACCTGGTTCAATTCCTCATGCTATTGCCTTACTTAAAAAGAATAATGTTCCTGGAGAATTGATTGAAGATACGCTATCTTCCATTTCATTGGAATTAATCCTTACAGCACATCCAACTGAAGCGACAAGACGATCTGTGCTAGAAATTCATAAAAGAATTGCAACATCACTTAAACAGCTAGACAATCCTTTACTTACAAAACGAGAGCAAAAGGCATTAAAGGCTGATTTAGTGAATGAAATCACAACACTATGGCAAACTGACGAGTTACGTCATAAGAAGCCTTCTGTTATGGACGAAGTGAATATGGGGCTGTTTTATTTTGAGGAAACGTTATTTGAAGTGCTTCCTCAAATTCATCAGGAGCTTGAAGAGTGTTTGCGTGACCATTATCCTGATGCTAAATGGGAAGTACCTAACATTTTGAAATTTGGTTCATGGATAGGTGGGGATCGAGACGGAAATCCATTCGTTACCCCTGAGATGACATGGAATACGCTCGAAAGACAACGGGATGTAGTCATTTCAAAATACAAAGACTCAGTGAAAAATTTAATGCGGCAGCTAAGCCAGTCGACGAACCGCATCGCCATTTGTCCAGAATTGACAAAATCAATTGAAGAAGATCAAAATCGCCTTCCTGATACGAAAGAGTGGGGCGTTCCACATGAAGCTTATCGCGTAAAGCTTGCTTATGTATTAGAAAAACTTCAGCGCGTTAATCGTGAGAACGGATACAAAAACTCAGAAGAATTTATAACAGATCTGAAGTTAATAGGGAATAGCTTGAAACAGCACTTTCCTGAAGGGTCCCACTTCACAGAGTTGAATAAGCTTATTCGTCAGGCATCTCTTTTTGGTTTTCATCTCGCTACTTTAGATGTTCGAAACCATAGCGGTGAACATGAGGGGGCTATCGCAGAAATTTTAAGTCGTGTAAATCTGGCTGACAACTACGCCGAATTAGATGAAGAAGAAAAGGTTCAGTTACTCAATCGTCTTCTTGAAGACCCACGACCAGTTCTTTCTACCTATGAGGATTATTCGGAGAAAACACAAAAAATACTCGATATCTTTACGATGATTAAAAAAGCTCACAAAGAGTTTGGTCCTCAATCAATTTCTGTATACTTAATTAGTATGACCGAATCAGCTAGTGACCTTCTTGAGGTACTCGTTCTTGCTAAGGAAGCGAATATTTATCGTCTACACGCAGACGGTAGCGTTGAAAGTGATTTAAATATTGCTCCATTACTTGAAACGATCGATGATCTTAAAGCTGGTCCTGCCATTATGGAGAAGCTATTTGATCTTCCAGTCTACAAACATCATCTAGAAAAGCATGATCAACGTCAGGAAATCATGCTGGGGTATTCCGATGGAAGCAAGGATGGTGGAACACTAACAGCTAACTGGAAGCTTTATCAAGCTCAACAAGAAATTAGTCGGATCGCTTCTGAACGCAACCTTCGACTTAAATTCTTTCATGGTCGCGGTGGAGCGCTTGGGCGTGGTGGCGGTCCACTACGAAGAAGTCTACTGTCGCAACCTCCTGAAACATATACGGCTGGTGTAAAGATTACAGAGCAAGGAGAGGTTTTATCTTCTCGTTACTTGCTTTACGATATTGCTTATCGAAGTCTAGAACAAGCGACGACAACCTTGCTATCATCTGCCGTATCAGGGATCGAAAAAGATGTTAGACAAGAGAAGTGGCATGAAATTATGGAAGAAATTTCGGCTGTATCCCTTAAATCTTATCAATCCCTCGTATTTGAGGATGATGGGTTCCTTGCTTACTTTAAACAGGGAACGCCATTACCAGAACTTGGCGCATTAAACATTGGTTCCCGTCCAATGAGCAGAAAAGGTACAGACCACTTCGATGACTTACGTGCAATCCCATGGGTATTCGCTTGGACTCAAAGTCGCCAGTTGATGCCAGCATGGTATGCGTCAGGTACCGGTCTTACCGAGTTCGCTGCAACAGAAGAAGGATTAAGCAGTCTAAAAGAAATGTATGCGAATTGGCCGTTCTTTGCATCTCTTATCGATAACTTGCAAATGGGATTAATGAAAGCAGATCTCGCTACAGCAGAAAAATATATGTTCTTAATTGATGATGAACAGCTAGCGAACCGCATCTTCGGAAAAATCGTCGATGAATACCATCGTACAAAAGATGTCATTTTAACGATTACCGGACAGGAAGAATTACTTGATGGTACGCCAAACATTAAAGATTCGATCCGTTTACGAAATCCGTAT